Proteins from a genomic interval of Pantoea deleyi:
- the mtlD gene encoding mannitol-1-phosphate 5-dehydrogenase produces MKALHFGAGNIGRGFIGKLLADAGIELVFADVNQTVLDALNARHEYPVHVVGEQARTEIVTGVSAVNSTSEAIVTLVSEVDLVTTAVGPQILERIAGSVAKGLAKRSDDGTTRPLNIIACENMVRGTSQLKQHVLKALPEQYHAWLEQHVGFVDSAVDRIVPPTEAGSSDPLEVTVETFSEWIVDKTQFKGDLPTIPGMELTDNLMAFVERKLFTLNTGHAITAYLGQLAGHQTIRDAILDEKIRAVVKGAMEESGAVLIQRYGFDAEKHAAYIRKILGRFENPYLKDDVERVGRQPLRKLSAGDRLIKPTLGTLEYGLPHASLVQGIAAAMHYRSDQDPQAQELAALLAEKGPRATLAEISGLDADSEVVASVVSAWHAMA; encoded by the coding sequence ATGAAAGCGTTACATTTCGGAGCAGGAAACATCGGTCGCGGCTTTATCGGCAAATTACTGGCTGATGCCGGTATCGAACTGGTTTTTGCCGATGTGAATCAGACGGTGCTGGATGCACTGAACGCGCGTCATGAGTATCCCGTTCATGTGGTTGGCGAACAGGCCAGAACAGAAATCGTGACCGGCGTCAGCGCCGTGAACAGCACCAGTGAGGCGATCGTCACCCTGGTGTCTGAGGTCGATCTGGTGACCACCGCCGTGGGCCCGCAGATCCTGGAGCGCATTGCCGGCAGCGTGGCGAAAGGGCTGGCTAAACGCAGCGATGACGGCACGACCCGTCCGCTGAATATCATCGCCTGTGAGAATATGGTGCGCGGCACCAGTCAGCTGAAACAGCATGTCCTGAAGGCGCTGCCTGAGCAGTATCACGCCTGGCTGGAGCAGCACGTCGGCTTTGTGGATTCCGCCGTCGACCGCATCGTGCCACCTACGGAAGCGGGCAGCAGCGATCCGCTGGAAGTCACCGTTGAAACCTTCAGCGAGTGGATTGTCGACAAAACCCAGTTTAAAGGCGACCTGCCGACCATCCCCGGCATGGAGCTGACCGACAACCTGATGGCCTTTGTTGAACGCAAGCTCTTCACCCTGAACACCGGCCACGCGATTACCGCCTACCTTGGCCAGCTGGCCGGTCATCAGACCATTCGTGACGCCATTCTGGACGAAAAAATCCGGGCCGTGGTGAAAGGCGCGATGGAGGAGAGCGGCGCGGTGCTGATCCAGCGTTACGGTTTCGACGCGGAGAAACATGCGGCCTACATCCGCAAAATCCTGGGCCGTTTCGAAAACCCTTACCTGAAAGATGATGTTGAGCGCGTAGGCCGTCAGCCGCTGCGTAAACTGAGTGCGGGCGATCGCCTGATCAAGCCGACCCTGGGCACGCTGGAGTATGGTCTGCCGCACGCCAGCCTGGTGCAGGGGATTGCGGCCGCGATGCACTATCGCAGCGATCAGGACCCGCAGGCGCAGGAGCTGGCCGCGCTGCTGGCAGAAAAGGGCCCACGGGCGACGCTGGCTGAGATTTCCGGTCTGGATGCCGACAGCGAAGTGGTGGCTTCTGTGGTGAGCGCCTGGCACGCTATGGCATAA
- a CDS encoding HTH-type transcriptional regulator produces the protein MELKDPMFELLSSLEQIVLTRDDRAAELLIQRQQPAQPEPQRLREMTGMQVDEFAKVMGVSVSSVKSWEARRTRPSATAQKLMKLLHANPYLGRQLLE, from the coding sequence ATGGAATTAAAAGACCCGATGTTTGAATTGCTCAGCAGCCTTGAGCAGATTGTTTTGACACGTGATGATCGCGCCGCCGAGTTACTCATTCAGCGTCAGCAACCCGCCCAGCCAGAACCGCAGCGTCTGCGTGAAATGACCGGCATGCAGGTTGATGAGTTTGCAAAGGTAATGGGCGTGAGCGTTTCTTCCGTGAAAAGCTGGGAAGCCCGCCGTACCCGTCCTTCCGCGACGGCGCAGAAACTGATGAAATTATTACATGCTAACCCGTATCTGGGACGGCAGTTGCTTGAGTGA
- a CDS encoding YibL family ribosome-associated protein: MKEQEKNEIKLLSDKLDALNRKEPQLLESGDTEKLGALLKEKETLVTEIERLRNQRVEKLSAEAQKLQKMGFSREITKKEQANLGALKKSVRGLVVVHPMTALGREMGLKVMTGFARTAF; this comes from the coding sequence ATGAAAGAGCAAGAAAAGAACGAAATCAAACTTCTCAGCGATAAGCTGGACGCACTGAACCGCAAAGAGCCGCAGTTACTGGAGTCGGGTGACACCGAGAAACTGGGCGCGTTGCTGAAAGAGAAAGAAACGCTGGTCACGGAGATCGAGCGTCTGCGCAATCAGCGGGTTGAAAAGCTGAGTGCCGAAGCGCAGAAGCTGCAGAAAATGGGCTTCAGCCGCGAAATTACCAAAAAAGAGCAGGCTAATCTGGGCGCGCTGAAGAAAAGCGTGCGCGGCCTGGTGGTGGTGCATCCAATGACCGCGCTGGGACGTGAAATGGGCCTGAAAGTGATGACCGGCTTCGCCCGAACCGCCTTCTGA
- the mtlR gene encoding MltR family transcriptional regulator has translation MQAIMEEKQAFENRVLERLNAGRSVRSFLIAAVELLAEAVNLLVLQVFRKDDYAVKYAVEPLLLGDGPLGELSVRLKLVYGLGVISRHEYEDGELLLALREELNHDTADYRFTDDEILGPFGELHCVTAWPPAPVFHTDDAELRSMQQQRYLQMVRSTMVLSLTELIARISIRQAFKKSGS, from the coding sequence ATGCAGGCAATAATGGAAGAGAAGCAAGCTTTTGAGAACCGGGTGCTTGAGCGCCTGAACGCCGGTCGTTCGGTGAGAAGCTTTCTTATCGCCGCCGTTGAGCTATTGGCTGAAGCGGTCAATCTGCTGGTGCTGCAGGTGTTCCGCAAAGATGACTATGCGGTGAAATATGCGGTGGAGCCGCTGCTGCTGGGCGATGGGCCGCTGGGCGAACTCTCGGTTCGTCTGAAGCTGGTTTATGGCCTGGGGGTCATCAGCCGGCACGAATATGAAGATGGTGAACTGCTGCTGGCGCTGCGCGAAGAGCTGAATCACGATACCGCCGACTACCGCTTTACCGACGATGAAATCCTCGGCCCGTTTGGTGAGCTGCACTGCGTCACCGCCTGGCCGCCAGCCCCGGTATTTCACACCGACGATGCGGAGCTGCGCAGTATGCAGCAGCAGCGCTATCTGCAGATGGTGCGATCCACCATGGTCCTGTCGCTTACCGAACTGATCGCCCGCATCAGCATCCGGCAGGCGTTTAAAAAGTCCGGCAGCTAA
- the sodA gene encoding superoxide dismutase [Mn] — MSYSLPSLPYAYDALEPHFDKQTMEIHHTKHHQTYVNNANAALEGTEFADLPVDELITKLDQLPADKKGPLRNNAGGHANHSLFWKGLKTGTTLQGDLKAAIEKDFGSVEKFQEEFEKAAATRFGSGWAWLVKKGDKLAVVSTANQDNPLMGEAVAGVSGFPIIGLDVWEHAYYLKYQNKRPDYIKAFWNVVNWDEAAARFAAAQ; from the coding sequence ATGAGTTATTCACTGCCATCCCTGCCTTACGCATACGACGCACTGGAACCGCATTTCGACAAGCAGACGATGGAAATCCATCACACTAAACATCACCAGACCTATGTGAACAACGCCAACGCGGCGCTGGAAGGCACTGAATTTGCCGATCTGCCGGTCGATGAGCTGATCACCAAACTGGATCAGCTGCCAGCAGACAAAAAAGGCCCACTGCGCAACAACGCAGGCGGTCACGCGAACCACAGCCTGTTCTGGAAAGGCCTGAAAACCGGCACCACCCTGCAGGGCGACCTGAAAGCGGCTATCGAGAAAGATTTCGGCAGCGTGGAAAAATTCCAGGAAGAGTTCGAGAAAGCCGCAGCGACCCGTTTCGGTTCAGGCTGGGCGTGGCTGGTTAAGAAAGGTGACAAGCTGGCTGTGGTCTCTACCGCAAACCAGGATAACCCGCTGATGGGTGAAGCCGTTGCCGGCGTATCGGGCTTCCCGATCATCGGTCTGGATGTGTGGGAACACGCTTACTACCTGAAATATCAGAACAAGCGTCCTGACTACATCAAAGCGTTCTGGAACGTGGTTAACTGGGACGAAGCAGCAGCCCGCTTCGCAGCAGCACAGTAA
- a CDS encoding organic hydroperoxide resistance protein, translating into MSLEQVVYRAKAKATGGRDGRATSSDGVLDVKLGVPKEMGGAGGEVTNPEQLFAAGYSACFIGAMKFVAGRDKITMPKDAWIEGEVGIGPIPNGFGIEATLNIHLPGMDEAEAQKLVDAAHIVCPYSNATRNNIDVTLNIIC; encoded by the coding sequence ATGTCTTTAGAACAAGTGGTTTACCGCGCCAAAGCCAAAGCAACCGGTGGTCGTGATGGTCGTGCAACCTCTTCTGATGGTGTGCTGGACGTGAAACTGGGCGTGCCAAAAGAGATGGGCGGTGCAGGCGGCGAAGTGACTAACCCTGAGCAGCTGTTTGCGGCGGGTTACTCTGCCTGCTTCATCGGCGCGATGAAGTTTGTTGCCGGCCGCGACAAAATCACCATGCCGAAAGATGCGTGGATCGAAGGTGAAGTCGGGATCGGTCCTATTCCCAACGGTTTTGGTATTGAAGCGACCCTGAATATTCATCTGCCTGGCATGGATGAAGCTGAAGCGCAGAAGCTGGTGGATGCGGCACACATTGTCTGCCCTTACTCAAACGCGACCCGCAACAACATTGACGTCACGCTGAATATCATCTGCTAA
- a CDS encoding DUF3053 domain-containing protein gives MASGFTRLMARGGIMLAGALIVLQLTACGDKEGEQRKAFIDFLQNTVMRSGEHLPSLSENQKQSFGNFASDYAILYGFSQQANKAVEQGMRPVVDELSAIRVPQDYLSRRDSLRQANSALVIVTQQIESAKMQADSSKAALKQSDDLKKVYDTAYNKVVTVPANQLIPLLPKLQALSQGAVQTGDFLQLQGARVSFNNGGVQFPTQDQATQYNALMSTLSANAQALPQAQAAVQGGIQQ, from the coding sequence ATGGCTTCAGGATTTACACGCCTTATGGCACGCGGCGGCATTATGCTCGCTGGCGCGCTGATCGTGCTGCAGCTCACCGCATGTGGTGACAAAGAGGGCGAGCAGCGTAAAGCATTTATCGACTTTCTCCAGAATACCGTGATGCGCAGCGGCGAGCATCTTCCCAGCCTCAGCGAAAACCAGAAGCAGAGCTTTGGCAACTTCGCCAGCGATTACGCCATTCTGTATGGCTTCTCACAGCAGGCGAACAAAGCGGTAGAGCAGGGAATGCGCCCGGTGGTGGATGAGCTTTCCGCGATTCGCGTTCCGCAGGATTATCTCAGCCGTCGTGATTCGCTGCGTCAGGCCAACAGCGCCCTGGTGATTGTCACCCAGCAGATTGAAAGCGCCAAAATGCAGGCAGACAGCAGCAAAGCGGCCCTGAAGCAGTCGGACGACCTGAAAAAAGTCTACGACACCGCCTATAACAAAGTGGTGACAGTGCCCGCCAATCAGCTGATCCCGCTGCTGCCTAAGCTCCAGGCGCTGAGCCAGGGTGCGGTGCAGACCGGCGACTTCCTGCAACTGCAGGGCGCCCGCGTCAGCTTCAACAATGGCGGCGTGCAGTTCCCGACGCAGGATCAGGCCACGCAGTATAACGCGCTGATGAGCACGCTTTCTGCCAACGCCCAGGCACTGCCGCAGGCCCAGGCTGCCGTTCAGGGTGGCATTCAGCAGTAA
- a CDS encoding MarR family winged helix-turn-helix transcriptional regulator, with protein MNSDQDDKKVKPMPLLVDQQLCFALYSANLAMSKVYRQLLSQLDITYPQYLVMLVLWQKDDVTVSEIGEQLFLDSATLTPLLKRLESAGLINRQRTRQDERQVAVTLTEDGRALRARAETIPDAVKCATACEDEALLALKLQLDGLRDNLNQSR; from the coding sequence ATGAACAGTGATCAAGATGACAAAAAAGTGAAACCGATGCCACTGTTGGTCGATCAGCAGCTCTGCTTTGCGCTTTATTCTGCCAACCTGGCGATGAGCAAAGTCTATCGCCAGCTGCTGAGCCAGCTCGATATTACCTATCCGCAATATCTGGTGATGCTGGTGCTGTGGCAGAAAGATGATGTCACGGTCTCGGAGATTGGCGAGCAGCTCTTTTTAGACTCGGCCACCTTAACGCCTTTGCTGAAGCGGCTGGAGAGCGCAGGTCTGATTAACCGGCAGCGCACCCGTCAGGATGAGCGGCAGGTTGCGGTGACGCTGACGGAGGACGGCCGGGCGCTGCGCGCCAGGGCTGAGACCATCCCAGACGCCGTTAAATGTGCCACGGCCTGTGAAGATGAGGCCCTGCTGGCCCTGAAATTACAACTGGATGGGTTGCGCGACAACCTGAACCAGTCCCGATAA
- a CDS encoding PTS mannitol transporter subunit IICBA, producing the protein MSSSVKVKVQSFGRFLSNMVMPNIGAFIAWGIITALFIPTGWIPNETLAKLVGPMITYLLPLLIGFTGGRLVGGDRGGVVGAITTMGVIVGADMPMFLGAMIAGPLGGWAIKSFDRAIDGKIKSGFEMLVNNFSAGIIGMVLALLAFLAIGPLVEGLSHILAAGVNLMVQNNLLPLTSIFVEPAKILFLNNAINHGIFSPLGIQQASEAGKSIFFLIEANPGPGMGVLMAYMFFGRGSAKQSAGGAAIIHFLGGIHEIYFPYVLMAPRLLLAVILGGMTGVFTLTVLNGGLVSPASPGSILAVLAMTPKGAYFANVAAIAAAFAVSFVVSAILLKTSKVKEDDDIEAATQRMHDMKAQSKGQSAPGAAIASDAMSVDLHHVRKIIVACDAGMGSSAMGAGVLRKKVQDAGLSNVSVTNTAINALPGDVDLVITHRDLTERAIRQAPHAQHISLNNFLDSALYSTLTERLVAANRSDAHRETVKTTLADSYDEGNAHLFKLGADNVFLGLTASNKEQAIRFAGEQLVKGGYVEPEYVEAMLAREKLTPTYLGESIAVPHGTVEAKDRVLKTGVVFCQYPAGVLFGEEPEDVARLVIGIAARNNEHIQVITSLTNALDDDSVIEKLANTSNVQEVLDLLSGKPAIA; encoded by the coding sequence ATGTCCTCATCAGTGAAGGTCAAAGTACAGAGCTTTGGTCGCTTTCTGAGTAATATGGTGATGCCAAACATCGGGGCGTTTATCGCCTGGGGTATCATCACCGCACTGTTTATTCCAACAGGCTGGATCCCGAACGAAACGCTGGCCAAACTGGTCGGCCCGATGATCACTTACCTGCTGCCGCTGCTGATCGGTTTCACCGGCGGACGTCTGGTGGGCGGAGATCGCGGCGGCGTGGTCGGTGCCATCACCACGATGGGTGTCATCGTCGGTGCAGATATGCCGATGTTCCTGGGTGCGATGATTGCCGGTCCGCTGGGTGGCTGGGCCATTAAGTCGTTCGACCGGGCAATTGACGGCAAAATCAAAAGCGGCTTCGAGATGCTGGTGAACAACTTCTCGGCCGGTATTATCGGGATGGTGCTGGCCCTGCTGGCATTCCTGGCCATTGGCCCGCTGGTTGAAGGTCTGTCGCACATTCTGGCGGCGGGCGTGAACCTGATGGTGCAGAACAACCTGCTGCCGCTGACCTCGATCTTCGTGGAACCGGCGAAAATCCTGTTCCTGAATAACGCCATTAACCACGGTATCTTCTCACCGCTCGGCATCCAGCAGGCGAGTGAAGCGGGTAAATCGATCTTCTTCCTGATTGAAGCGAACCCGGGCCCGGGCATGGGCGTGCTGATGGCCTACATGTTCTTTGGCCGTGGCAGTGCAAAACAGTCTGCGGGCGGTGCCGCCATTATCCACTTCCTGGGCGGCATCCATGAGATCTACTTCCCCTACGTGCTGATGGCGCCTCGTCTGCTGCTGGCCGTGATCCTGGGCGGGATGACCGGCGTCTTCACGCTGACCGTCCTGAACGGCGGCCTGGTCTCTCCGGCGTCACCGGGTTCTATCCTGGCGGTGCTGGCGATGACGCCAAAAGGCGCCTACTTCGCGAACGTCGCCGCTATCGCAGCCGCCTTTGCCGTCTCCTTCGTGGTTTCCGCTATCCTGCTGAAAACCAGCAAAGTAAAAGAAGATGACGACATCGAAGCCGCGACCCAGCGCATGCATGACATGAAAGCGCAGTCCAAAGGCCAGAGCGCACCCGGTGCGGCGATCGCCAGCGACGCCATGAGCGTGGACCTGCATCACGTGCGCAAAATCATTGTCGCCTGCGATGCCGGTATGGGTTCCAGCGCCATGGGCGCAGGCGTGCTGCGTAAGAAAGTGCAGGATGCCGGTCTGAGCAATGTCTCGGTGACCAATACCGCGATCAACGCCCTGCCCGGTGATGTCGATCTGGTAATTACGCATCGCGACCTGACCGAACGCGCAATCCGCCAGGCACCGCACGCGCAGCATATTTCGCTGAATAACTTCCTCGACAGCGCGCTCTACAGCACCCTGACCGAACGTCTGGTGGCGGCTAACCGCAGTGATGCGCATCGCGAAACCGTGAAAACGACGCTGGCCGACAGCTACGATGAAGGTAACGCGCACCTGTTTAAGCTGGGCGCGGATAACGTCTTCCTCGGCCTGACCGCCAGCAACAAAGAGCAGGCGATTCGCTTTGCCGGTGAACAGCTGGTGAAAGGCGGCTACGTCGAGCCGGAGTATGTTGAAGCGATGCTGGCGCGTGAAAAACTGACCCCGACCTATCTCGGTGAGTCAATTGCGGTGCCGCACGGCACGGTGGAAGCCAAAGATCGCGTGCTGAAAACCGGCGTGGTGTTCTGCCAGTATCCGGCAGGCGTCCTGTTCGGTGAAGAGCCGGAGGATGTGGCGCGTCTGGTCATCGGCATTGCAGCCCGCAATAACGAGCACATCCAGGTGATCACCAGCCTCACCAATGCGCTGGATGATGACAGCGTGATCGAGAAGCTGGCGAACACCAGCAACGTGCAGGAAGTGCTGGATCTGCTGTCAGGCAAACCTGCCATCGCATAA
- a CDS encoding HD domain-containing protein has translation MQDSLEEQARRFATEAHAGAGQRRKYTDEPYIVHPAAVAELVRSVSHDEALLAAAWLHDTVEDTATTQQDIEAHFGQRVASLVEMLTDSAPATAKNRAARKVAHFRHTASASPEAQTIKLADIIDNTRAIVRFDPDFARIYLVEKQIQIALLKQGDAQLWQQASTIIESGLAQLREPPYSVPESWFTRQAAKYSA, from the coding sequence ATGCAGGATTCACTGGAAGAACAGGCTCGTCGCTTTGCCACCGAGGCACATGCCGGGGCCGGTCAGCGCCGCAAATATACCGATGAGCCATACATCGTTCATCCGGCTGCGGTCGCAGAGCTGGTGCGCAGCGTCAGTCACGACGAGGCGCTCTTAGCGGCGGCCTGGCTGCACGACACGGTGGAGGATACCGCCACGACGCAACAGGATATCGAAGCGCATTTTGGTCAGCGTGTGGCCAGTCTGGTGGAGATGCTGACCGACAGCGCCCCCGCCACCGCAAAGAACCGCGCCGCCCGTAAAGTGGCGCACTTCCGCCACACCGCCAGCGCCAGTCCCGAGGCGCAGACCATCAAACTGGCGGACATCATCGACAACACCCGCGCGATCGTCCGTTTCGATCCCGATTTTGCACGGATTTACCTGGTAGAAAAACAGATTCAGATCGCCTTACTGAAACAGGGTGATGCGCAGCTATGGCAGCAGGCTTCGACGATTATCGAAAGCGGGCTGGCCCAGCTGCGGGAGCCGCCCTACAGCGTGCCGGAGAGCTGGTTTACCAGGCAGGCGGCGAAATACAGCGCCTGA
- a CDS encoding VirK/YbjX family protein produces MSIITTHETTTDSSASLFFQLISGKYVPDKLWISKRFRMKFVLRTLISPLTTLHYLDALSRLPQLPLLMSTQGLLPAKLHRPYLRSGLSIAARAQAILDHYTLMNNLENPALRQLLQSATDNPLAALTGKNGEAFLLSCSSGYFDREGEVTLVLRYNDEIIASLSFSILNENNQRTLLIGGLQGPRKHINNEVIREATKAAQGLFPKRLLMEAVFIVAKQCGVEKILAVGDETHVFRSLRYRHSKGDKFFASYSEFWLSLSGEARSDGMFTLPLSLPRKTLEEIASKKRAEYRRRYELLDALAEQVCAAAGERKADVDQAAA; encoded by the coding sequence ATGTCAATTATAACTACTCACGAAACTACAACAGATTCCTCTGCTTCACTTTTTTTTCAGTTAATTAGTGGCAAATACGTTCCGGATAAACTCTGGATAAGTAAACGGTTCCGGATGAAATTTGTCTTAAGGACCTTAATATCGCCACTGACGACGCTGCATTATCTGGATGCCCTGTCGCGTCTGCCGCAACTGCCTCTGCTGATGAGCACTCAGGGCCTGCTGCCCGCCAAGCTGCACCGGCCTTATCTGCGTTCCGGGCTGAGCATTGCTGCGCGTGCGCAGGCGATTCTCGATCATTATACCCTGATGAATAACCTGGAAAATCCAGCGCTGCGTCAGCTGCTGCAGAGCGCCACCGATAATCCGCTGGCTGCGCTGACCGGTAAAAACGGCGAAGCCTTTTTACTCTCCTGCAGCTCAGGTTATTTCGACCGTGAAGGCGAAGTGACGCTGGTGTTGCGTTATAACGATGAAATCATCGCGTCGCTCTCATTTTCTATTCTTAATGAGAATAACCAGCGCACCTTATTAATTGGCGGATTACAGGGGCCACGGAAACATATCAATAATGAAGTGATCCGCGAGGCGACAAAAGCCGCGCAGGGTCTCTTCCCGAAACGTTTGTTAATGGAAGCGGTGTTTATTGTTGCGAAACAGTGCGGTGTTGAGAAGATTCTGGCGGTGGGCGATGAGACACACGTATTCCGCAGCCTGCGCTATCGCCACAGCAAAGGGGATAAGTTCTTTGCCAGCTACAGTGAATTCTGGCTGTCGCTGAGTGGAGAGGCGCGCAGTGACGGGATGTTTACCCTGCCGCTGAGCCTGCCGCGCAAAACGCTGGAGGAGATCGCCAGCAAGAAGCGCGCAGAGTATCGCCGTCGCTATGAACTGCTGGATGCGCTGGCGGAACAGGTCTGTGCCGCCGCGGGCGAACGCAAAGCCGATGTCGATCAGGCGGCTGCCTGA
- a CDS encoding gamma-glutamyltransferase family protein, with product MRETDFNVAYPSHRVSMMGRNAVATSQPLAAQAGLRMLQQGGNAVDAAIATAIALTVLEPTGNGIGSDAFAIVWDGSELHGLNASGRAPAAWHPGRFAAFDTMPETGWESVTVPGAVSAWVSLAQRFGTLPLTTLAQPAIGYARDGFPVSPLIGQLWQRGYDKLRDQPGFSDCFAPQGRPPQAGELFRNPAQAATLQEIAETQGESFYRGALAQKMAAFAHEHGAALTLEDLKNHRADWVTLLSHPFAGGSVQELPPNGQGIATLIALGILEEWEINRYAPDSPQWLHLSIEAMKLALVDLERYVTDEDHLEFPAALLLSRDYLRQRAALIDPDSAGDFRFGSPQQSGTVYVATGDSQGMMVSFIQSNYMGFGSGVVVPGTGISLQNRGAGFSCDPTHPNVVAGGKRPFHTIIPAFAQDPQGQPLMAFGVMGGPMQAQGHVQLALRIMLHGQNPQAAIDAPRWRVVQGREVVFESTLDRNTLSTLRRMGHNVVLEDPLSNYNFGGAQVIVRDPQGFYIAASESRKDGQAVVF from the coding sequence ATGCGTGAAACAGATTTTAATGTCGCCTACCCCTCTCATCGCGTCTCGATGATGGGACGTAACGCGGTGGCGACGTCACAACCGCTGGCGGCACAGGCAGGCCTGCGTATGCTGCAACAGGGTGGCAACGCGGTAGATGCAGCGATCGCCACGGCTATCGCCCTCACCGTCCTGGAGCCGACCGGAAACGGCATCGGCAGTGATGCATTTGCGATCGTCTGGGACGGCAGTGAGCTGCATGGGCTCAATGCGTCAGGTCGTGCCCCGGCCGCCTGGCATCCCGGCCGCTTCGCCGCGTTTGACACCATGCCGGAAACCGGCTGGGAGTCAGTGACCGTACCTGGCGCGGTGTCGGCATGGGTCTCACTGGCGCAGCGCTTCGGCACCCTGCCGCTCACTACCCTGGCGCAACCGGCAATCGGGTATGCGCGCGACGGTTTTCCGGTCTCGCCGCTGATTGGTCAGCTGTGGCAGCGCGGCTACGACAAACTGCGGGATCAGCCGGGCTTCAGCGACTGTTTTGCGCCGCAGGGCCGCCCGCCGCAGGCGGGGGAACTGTTCCGCAACCCGGCGCAGGCCGCCACGCTGCAGGAGATCGCTGAAACCCAGGGCGAGAGCTTCTATCGTGGCGCGCTGGCGCAGAAGATGGCGGCCTTCGCCCATGAGCATGGCGCTGCCCTGACGCTGGAGGATTTGAAAAACCATCGTGCCGACTGGGTAACCCTGCTGTCGCATCCGTTCGCCGGTGGATCGGTACAGGAGTTGCCGCCTAACGGCCAGGGCATCGCGACCCTGATCGCGCTGGGCATTCTGGAAGAGTGGGAGATCAACCGCTATGCACCCGATTCACCGCAGTGGCTGCATCTCTCCATTGAGGCGATGAAGCTGGCACTGGTCGATCTCGAACGCTATGTCACTGATGAAGATCACCTGGAATTTCCGGCGGCGCTGCTGCTGAGCCGGGACTATCTTCGCCAGCGGGCCGCGTTAATCGATCCTGACAGCGCGGGCGATTTCCGCTTTGGCTCGCCGCAGCAAAGCGGCACTGTCTACGTGGCCACCGGTGACAGCCAGGGAATGATGGTCTCCTTCATTCAGTCCAACTATATGGGCTTTGGCTCCGGCGTGGTGGTTCCCGGCACCGGCATCAGCCTGCAGAATCGCGGCGCGGGCTTCTCATGCGATCCGACCCATCCCAACGTGGTGGCTGGTGGTAAGCGCCCGTTCCATACCATCATTCCCGCCTTTGCGCAGGATCCGCAGGGCCAGCCGCTGATGGCGTTTGGCGTGATGGGTGGCCCGATGCAGGCCCAGGGGCACGTTCAGCTGGCGCTGCGTATCATGCTGCACGGACAGAATCCCCAGGCCGCGATTGATGCACCGCGCTGGCGGGTGGTACAGGGGCGCGAGGTGGTCTTTGAATCCACCCTCGATCGCAACACCCTGAGTACCCTGCGCCGCATGGGCCACAACGTGGTGCTGGAAGATCCGCTGAGCAACTACAACTTCGGCGGCGCGCAGGTGATAGTGCGCGATCCTCAGGGGTTCTATATTGCGGCCAGTGAAAGCCGGAAAGATGGGCAGGCCGTGGTGTTTTAA